Proteins from one Catenuloplanes atrovinosus genomic window:
- a CDS encoding helix-turn-helix transcriptional regulator, which yields MQRDQLADFVRRRRLAIRPAEVGLADGPRRRTSGLRREEVAMLAGMSVDYVVRLEQGRSSQPSTQLLGALSRALRLTEDERAHLFHLAGHQPPPADGTARLARAGLVRMLDLLDGASAVVISDLGEVLAQNRMSLLVSGELTGFGGDRRYLTYRWFTEAGARAVHPPEEHEHHGRTLVADLRATAGRRAGDPVVTALVARLRAASADFRRFWDEHEVAVRRADRKTLLHPRVGPLLMDCETLVTPDLRQSLLVLTPANAETRERLDLLRVVGIEEFGVPR from the coding sequence ATGCAGCGTGACCAGCTCGCCGACTTCGTCCGCCGCCGGCGCCTCGCGATCCGGCCGGCCGAGGTCGGCCTCGCGGACGGCCCCCGGCGCCGCACGTCCGGCCTGCGCCGCGAGGAGGTGGCGATGCTCGCCGGGATGTCGGTCGACTACGTGGTCCGGCTCGAACAGGGGCGCAGCAGCCAGCCGTCGACGCAGCTCCTCGGCGCGCTCAGCCGCGCGCTGCGCCTGACCGAGGATGAGCGGGCGCACCTGTTCCACCTGGCCGGTCACCAGCCGCCGCCCGCGGACGGCACCGCCCGGCTCGCCCGGGCCGGCCTGGTCCGCATGCTGGACCTGCTGGACGGCGCGTCGGCCGTGGTCATCTCCGACCTCGGCGAGGTGCTCGCGCAGAACCGGATGTCGCTGCTGGTCTCCGGCGAGCTGACCGGCTTCGGCGGCGACCGGCGATACCTGACCTACCGCTGGTTCACCGAGGCCGGGGCGCGCGCCGTCCACCCGCCCGAGGAGCACGAGCACCACGGCCGGACCCTGGTCGCGGACCTGCGCGCGACCGCCGGCCGCCGCGCCGGGGACCCGGTGGTCACCGCCCTGGTCGCGCGGCTGCGGGCGGCGAGCGCGGACTTCCGCCGCTTCTGGGACGAGCACGAGGTGGCCGTGCGCCGGGCCGACCGCAAGACGCTGCTGCACCCACGGGTCGGCCCGCTGCTGATGGACTGCGAAACGCTGGTGACGCCGGACCTGCGCCAGAGCCTGCTGGTCCTCACCCCGGCGAACGCGGAGACCCGGGAGCGGCTGGACCTGCTCCGGGTGGTCGGGATCGAGGAGTTCGGGGTGCCGCGCTGA
- a CDS encoding glycerol-3-phosphate dehydrogenase/oxidase → MSSTGDLSPAGRAAALDALAGDRELDVVVIGGGVVGAGCALDAVTRGLSVGLVEARDWASGTSSRSSKLLHGGLRYLEMLDFGLVREALRERGLILSVLAPHLARPVRFLYPLRHRAWERAYAGAGVLLYDVMARRGGLPPHRHLTRRQALRACAALRKDSLVGALQYSDAQVDDARHTLFLVRTAAAYGAHVASRTRVVGFLREGARVTGVRVRDLEYDRTFDVRARQVINATGVWTDETQSLVGERGQFHVRASKGIHLVVPRDRIQSTSGLILRTASSVLFVIPWGRHWIIGTTDSDWTLGKAHPAASRKDIDYLLSQVNRVLVTPLTRADVEGVYAGLRPLLHGESESTSQLSREHTVASPQPGLVVVAGGKYTTYRVMAADAVNAAAHNLGGAIPRSVTARVPLVGAEGFAALWNQRHRLAASSGLHVARIEHLLGRYGALIHEVLRLIADDPSLKSPVAGADDYLRAEVVYAVTLEGARHIEDVMTRRTRISIETFDRGMEALPVVADLMAGPLEWTDEQKRKEIEHYRLRVEAERASQEEPDDETADATRLGAPEVVPLA, encoded by the coding sequence ATGAGCAGCACGGGAGATCTGTCGCCCGCGGGCCGCGCGGCGGCGCTGGACGCGCTGGCCGGCGACCGTGAGCTGGACGTCGTCGTGATCGGCGGCGGCGTGGTCGGCGCCGGCTGCGCGCTGGACGCGGTCACGCGCGGGCTGAGCGTGGGGCTGGTCGAGGCGCGGGACTGGGCGAGCGGGACATCGAGCCGGTCCAGCAAGCTGCTCCACGGCGGGCTGCGCTACCTGGAGATGCTCGACTTCGGCCTGGTGCGGGAGGCGCTGCGGGAGCGCGGCCTGATCCTCTCCGTGCTGGCACCGCACCTGGCCAGGCCCGTGCGGTTCCTCTACCCGCTGCGGCACCGCGCGTGGGAACGGGCGTACGCGGGCGCGGGCGTGCTGCTCTACGACGTGATGGCGCGGCGGGGCGGGCTGCCACCGCATCGGCACCTGACCCGGCGGCAGGCTCTGCGTGCGTGCGCCGCGCTCCGCAAGGACAGCCTGGTCGGGGCGTTGCAGTACTCGGACGCCCAGGTCGACGACGCGCGGCACACGCTGTTTCTGGTGCGGACCGCCGCGGCCTACGGCGCGCACGTCGCGTCGCGGACCCGCGTGGTCGGCTTCCTGCGCGAAGGAGCGCGGGTGACCGGCGTACGGGTACGCGACCTCGAGTACGACCGCACGTTCGACGTTCGCGCGCGCCAGGTGATCAACGCGACCGGCGTGTGGACCGACGAGACGCAGAGCCTGGTGGGGGAGCGCGGGCAGTTCCACGTGCGCGCGTCGAAGGGCATCCACCTGGTGGTGCCGCGCGACCGCATCCAGTCGACGAGCGGGCTGATTCTGCGCACGGCCAGCTCCGTGCTGTTCGTGATCCCGTGGGGACGACACTGGATCATCGGCACGACGGACAGCGACTGGACGCTCGGCAAGGCTCACCCGGCCGCGTCCCGCAAGGACATCGACTATCTGTTGTCGCAGGTCAACCGCGTGCTGGTCACGCCGCTGACGCGCGCGGACGTGGAGGGCGTCTACGCGGGCCTCCGGCCGTTGCTGCACGGCGAGTCGGAGTCGACGTCGCAGTTGTCGCGGGAGCACACGGTCGCGTCGCCGCAGCCCGGGCTGGTCGTGGTAGCCGGCGGCAAGTACACCACCTATCGCGTCATGGCAGCGGACGCGGTGAACGCGGCGGCGCACAATCTCGGCGGCGCGATCCCGCGGTCGGTGACCGCGCGCGTGCCGCTGGTCGGCGCCGAGGGCTTCGCCGCGCTGTGGAACCAGCGGCATCGGCTCGCCGCGTCGTCCGGCCTGCACGTGGCGCGGATCGAACACCTCCTCGGCCGGTACGGCGCCCTCATCCACGAGGTGCTGCGGTTGATCGCCGACGATCCGTCGCTCAAGTCCCCGGTCGCCGGCGCGGACGACTACCTCCGGGCGGAGGTGGTCTACGCCGTGACGCTCGAGGGGGCGCGGCACATCGAGGACGTGATGACCCGCCGCACCCGGATCTCCATCGAAACGTTCGACCGCGGGATGGAGGCGCTGCCGGTGGTGGCGGACCTGATGGCCGGGCCGCTGGAATGGACGGACGAACAGAAGCGTAAGGAGATCGAGCACTATCGGCTGCGGGTGGAGGCGGAGCGCGCCTCCCAGGAGGAGCCGGACGACGAGACCGCGGACGCGACACGCCTCGGAGCGCCGGAGGTCGTGCCGCTGGCGTGA
- a CDS encoding response regulator transcription factor, protein MRVVIAEDDALLREGLALLLRHAGCTVPAATGDAETFLDAVRTHRPDVTVVDVRLPPSYRDEGLRAALRAREEIAGLPVLVLSQYVARDYAAELLGSGNAVGYLLKDRVSRVEEFVDALRRVAAGGTALDPDVVAQLLVRGPEDPTAGLTPREREVLALMAQGHDNRDIADRMLITGNAVHKHISNIFAKLGLDPADGGHRRVRAVLTYLGA, encoded by the coding sequence GTGCGAGTCGTGATCGCGGAGGATGACGCTCTGCTGCGCGAGGGCCTGGCGTTGCTGCTACGCCACGCCGGCTGCACCGTGCCGGCCGCGACCGGGGACGCCGAGACGTTCCTCGACGCGGTGCGCACGCACCGCCCCGACGTGACGGTGGTGGACGTGCGGCTGCCACCGTCCTACCGGGACGAGGGACTTCGTGCCGCGCTGCGCGCCCGGGAGGAGATCGCCGGTCTGCCCGTGCTGGTGCTGTCGCAGTACGTGGCGCGTGACTACGCCGCCGAGTTGCTCGGGTCCGGGAACGCGGTCGGCTACCTGCTCAAGGACCGGGTGAGCCGGGTGGAGGAGTTCGTCGACGCGCTGCGCCGGGTCGCGGCCGGCGGCACCGCGCTCGATCCGGACGTGGTGGCCCAGTTGCTCGTCCGCGGCCCGGAGGATCCGACGGCCGGACTGACGCCACGGGAGAGGGAGGTGCTGGCGCTGATGGCACAGGGACACGACAACCGGGACATCGCTGACCGGATGCTGATCACCGGCAACGCGGTCCACAAGCACATCAGCAACATCTTCGCCAAGCTCGGCCTCGACCCGGCCGACGGCGGCCACCGCCGCGTCCGCGCGGTCCTGACCTACCTGGGAGCCTGA
- a CDS encoding L-threonylcarbamoyladenylate synthase, producing the protein MARYFDVHPDNPQPRAIAQVVAILREGGLIAYPTDSCFALGCLVGNREGLERIRAIRGLDDKHHFTLVCRDFAQVGQFVHISNAVFRSVKAAIPGSYTFVLPATREVPKRLLHPRKKTVGVRVPAHAVTQALLAELGEPLLSTTLLLPGEDEAPVQGWEIKERLDHQLDAVVDAGECGVVPTTVIDLSEDVPEVLRVGAGDPSRFEA; encoded by the coding sequence GTGGCGAGGTACTTCGACGTGCATCCGGACAATCCGCAGCCCAGGGCCATCGCGCAGGTGGTGGCGATCCTGCGGGAGGGTGGGCTGATCGCCTATCCGACGGACTCGTGTTTCGCGCTGGGGTGTCTGGTCGGGAACCGGGAGGGGCTGGAGCGCATCCGGGCGATCCGGGGGCTGGACGACAAGCACCATTTCACGCTGGTGTGCCGGGACTTCGCGCAGGTGGGGCAGTTCGTGCACATCAGCAACGCGGTGTTCCGGTCGGTGAAGGCGGCGATTCCGGGCAGCTACACCTTTGTTCTGCCGGCGACGCGGGAGGTGCCGAAGCGGCTGCTGCACCCGCGGAAGAAGACCGTGGGGGTACGGGTGCCGGCGCACGCGGTGACCCAGGCGCTGCTGGCCGAGCTGGGTGAGCCGCTGCTGTCGACCACGCTGCTGCTGCCGGGCGAGGACGAGGCGCCGGTCCAGGGGTGGGAGATCAAGGAGCGGCTGGATCACCAGTTGGACGCGGTGGTGGACGCGGGCGAGTGCGGCGTGGTGCCGACCACCGTGATCGACCTGTCCGAGGACGTGCCGGAGGTGCTGCGCGTGGGCGCGGGCGATCCGTCGCGGTTCGAGGCGTGA
- a CDS encoding serine hydrolase domain-containing protein, protein MKPTRRQILQAAALVPAGAALHVPDARHTADLLKPITALGVVGVLLRAHPGDIRATDGVPIDARFRIASTRKPFLATVVLQLAAEGKLTLDGPAPDLRFSIRQLLQHTTGLQDDLPGYETAEEYLARRFDVHTRAELIARATARPLAFAPGTGWRYSNAGYLMAADVVERLTGRPLRAEITTRILRPLGLRDTGFPGTSPYLPRPHARAYQQLGADLTDVTVQVPGDPDSMVSTASDLGRFFRALLGGRLLPPRWLAEMRRTVPVDAGLQEIWPGMEYGLGLMRRPLPGGGVRWGHDGGDAGFATVTGVTEGGARSVVISMSTTLAGDAAVRQQQAADRVTERLLQRT, encoded by the coding sequence ATGAAACCGACTCGCCGTCAGATCCTCCAGGCCGCCGCGCTCGTCCCCGCCGGGGCCGCGCTGCACGTCCCGGACGCACGGCACACCGCCGACCTCCTGAAACCGATCACCGCGCTCGGAGTCGTCGGGGTCCTCCTCCGGGCTCACCCCGGCGACATCCGCGCGACCGACGGCGTGCCGATCGACGCACGGTTCCGCATCGCGAGCACGCGCAAGCCGTTCCTGGCCACGGTCGTGCTGCAGTTGGCCGCCGAGGGCAAGCTGACGCTGGACGGCCCGGCGCCCGACCTGCGGTTCTCGATCCGGCAGCTGCTGCAGCACACCACCGGTCTCCAGGACGACCTGCCGGGGTACGAGACGGCGGAGGAATACCTGGCCCGGCGCTTCGACGTCCACACCCGGGCCGAGCTGATCGCGCGGGCGACGGCACGGCCGCTCGCGTTCGCGCCCGGCACCGGCTGGCGATACTCGAACGCCGGTTACCTCATGGCCGCCGACGTCGTCGAGCGGCTGACCGGCCGCCCTCTCCGCGCCGAGATCACCACGCGGATCCTGCGCCCGCTCGGCCTGCGAGACACCGGCTTCCCCGGCACGTCACCTTATCTGCCCCGGCCGCACGCGCGGGCATATCAACAGCTCGGCGCCGATCTGACCGACGTCACCGTGCAGGTCCCCGGCGACCCCGACTCGATGGTGTCGACCGCGTCCGACCTCGGCCGGTTCTTCCGCGCGCTGCTCGGTGGCCGGCTGCTGCCGCCACGCTGGCTGGCGGAGATGCGGCGCACGGTCCCGGTCGACGCCGGTCTCCAGGAGATCTGGCCCGGCATGGAGTACGGCCTGGGCCTGATGCGGCGACCGTTGCCGGGCGGGGGCGTCCGCTGGGGCCACGACGGTGGTGACGCCGGTTTCGCCACCGTCACGGGCGTCACGGAGGGCGGTGCCCGCAGCGTCGTCATCAGCATGTCCACCACGCTCGCCGGCGACGCCGCGGTCCGCCAGCAACAGGCCGCGGACCGCGTCACCGAGCGCCTGCTGCAGCGAACATGA
- a CDS encoding class I SAM-dependent DNA methyltransferase — protein sequence MPDAIFDHPRLAALYDAFDGDRGDLDHYLAIADELGARRVIDVGCGTGRLAARLADSGRAVLGADPALASLEIARARDGRVRWVHAGAADVPPWDADLATMTGNVAQVFVTDAAWAAALRGVRGALRPGGWLVFETRRPERRDWENWPSGPETRDGVERTLRLTGVSPRLVSFRHTYRFPDGTALTSDSTLRFRTLEEIEGSLTAAGFTLRDVRDAPDRPGLEWVIVAQAAQLPTPTLPISAVG from the coding sequence GTGCCCGATGCGATCTTCGACCACCCCCGGCTCGCGGCGCTCTACGACGCGTTCGACGGGGACCGCGGCGACCTCGACCACTACCTCGCGATCGCGGACGAGCTGGGTGCGCGGCGCGTCATCGACGTGGGCTGCGGCACCGGGCGCCTGGCGGCCCGGCTGGCGGACTCCGGCCGTGCCGTGCTGGGCGCCGATCCCGCCCTGGCCTCGCTGGAGATCGCGCGGGCCAGGGACGGGCGCGTCAGGTGGGTGCACGCGGGCGCGGCGGACGTGCCGCCGTGGGACGCGGACCTGGCCACGATGACCGGCAACGTGGCGCAGGTGTTCGTCACGGACGCGGCCTGGGCGGCGGCGCTGCGCGGCGTCCGCGGCGCGCTACGGCCGGGCGGGTGGCTGGTGTTCGAGACCCGCCGGCCGGAGCGCCGCGACTGGGAGAACTGGCCGTCCGGCCCGGAGACGCGCGACGGCGTGGAACGCACGCTGCGGCTGACCGGCGTGAGCCCGCGCCTGGTGTCGTTCCGCCACACCTACCGCTTCCCCGACGGCACGGCGCTGACCTCGGATTCGACGCTCCGGTTCCGTACCCTCGAGGAGATCGAAGGGTCTCTGACCGCCGCGGGATTCACGCTCCGCGACGTGCGGGACGCCCCCGACCGGCCCGGCCTCGAATGGGTGATCGTGGCGCAGGCGGCTCAGTTGCCGACGCCCACGCTCCCCATCAGCGCGGTCGGGTAG
- a CDS encoding DoxX family protein: protein MNAEPLLELPDLLRERRLGDEETLGGTGQVSLLGYGGEVPKQSGIDIHAGRLSKKELDGHQLFPESGTDHLAPKRGRVMHIYYSVVTIIAIIANAGIAIADLAEAKFVVANSAEVGVPSAWLPFLAALKLAGAAGLLVGMLGWEPIGLAAAVGLVLFFAGAIVAHIRAQVYHNIAFPAAYLVLASAALALSVAAGRVDGWSN, encoded by the coding sequence GTGAACGCCGAGCCGCTCCTCGAGCTGCCTGATCTGCTTCGTGAGCGCCGGCTGGGAGACGAAGAGACGCTGGGCGGCACGGGTCAGGTTTCCCTCCTCGGCTACGGCGGCGAAGTTCCGAAGCAGTCGGGTATCGACATCCATGCCGGCAGGTTATCGAAGAAGGAATTGGACGGCCATCAACTATTCCCCGAGTCTGGTACCGACCACCTGGCGCCGAAAAGGGGACGCGTGATGCATATTTACTATTCCGTGGTCACGATCATCGCGATAATCGCCAACGCCGGGATCGCGATCGCCGACCTCGCCGAGGCGAAATTCGTCGTTGCCAACTCGGCCGAGGTCGGGGTTCCGTCGGCGTGGCTGCCGTTTCTGGCCGCTCTGAAGCTGGCCGGAGCGGCCGGTCTGCTGGTAGGCATGCTCGGATGGGAGCCGATCGGGTTAGCAGCGGCCGTGGGACTCGTGCTGTTCTTCGCCGGGGCGATCGTTGCCCATATTCGCGCACAGGTCTACCACAACATAGCGTTCCCGGCCGCCTACCTCGTCCTTGCGAGCGCCGCCCTCGCCCTCTCGGTAGCAGCTGGCCGGGTTGACGGTTGGAGCAATTGA
- a CDS encoding aldo/keto reductase yields the protein MQTRHLGRTGPAVSALGLGAMGMSDAYGAADRAESIATVHAALDAGVTLIDTGDFYAMGHNELLLGEALRGRDRDSYRLSVKFGALRGPGHVFGPMDNRPEALRNFLAYSLTRLGVDHIDVYRPARLDPRVPIEDTVGAIKEMIEAGYVRYVGLSEVDADTIRRAHAVHPIADLQIEYSLISRAVEDDVLPTLRELGIGLTAYGVLSRGLISGHWSVGNSAGAGDSRAMIPRFSAGNVEHNLALVDALRRIADAKGCTVAQLAIAWVAAQGDDVVPLVGARTRTRLAEALPAMELTLTAGDLAEIERAVPRGAARGDRYPTALMGSVGVGN from the coding sequence ATGCAGACACGACACCTGGGCAGGACCGGGCCCGCCGTCTCCGCGCTGGGACTGGGCGCGATGGGCATGTCCGACGCCTACGGCGCGGCGGACCGGGCGGAGAGCATCGCCACCGTGCACGCCGCGCTGGACGCGGGCGTCACGCTGATCGACACCGGCGACTTCTACGCCATGGGCCACAACGAGCTGCTGCTCGGCGAGGCGCTGCGCGGGCGGGACCGGGACTCGTACCGGCTGAGCGTGAAGTTCGGCGCGCTGCGCGGGCCGGGGCACGTCTTCGGCCCGATGGACAACCGGCCCGAGGCGCTCAGGAATTTCCTGGCCTACTCGCTGACCCGGCTCGGCGTCGACCATATCGACGTCTACCGCCCGGCCCGGCTGGACCCGCGGGTGCCGATCGAGGACACGGTCGGCGCGATCAAGGAGATGATCGAGGCGGGGTACGTGCGGTACGTGGGCCTCTCCGAGGTCGACGCGGACACGATCCGCCGCGCGCACGCGGTGCACCCGATCGCCGACCTGCAGATCGAGTACTCGCTGATCTCCCGCGCGGTCGAGGACGACGTGCTGCCGACGCTGCGCGAGCTGGGCATCGGGCTGACCGCGTACGGCGTGCTCAGCCGTGGGCTGATCTCCGGCCACTGGAGCGTGGGCAACTCGGCCGGCGCGGGCGACAGCCGGGCCATGATCCCGCGCTTCTCGGCCGGCAACGTGGAGCACAACCTCGCGCTGGTCGACGCGCTGCGCCGGATCGCCGACGCGAAGGGCTGCACGGTCGCCCAGCTCGCCATCGCCTGGGTGGCCGCGCAGGGCGACGACGTGGTGCCGCTGGTCGGCGCGCGCACGCGGACCCGGCTGGCCGAGGCGCTGCCCGCCATGGAACTGACACTCACCGCCGGTGACCTGGCGGAGATCGAGCGGGCGGTCCCGCGGGGTGCGGCGCGCGGCGACCGCTACCCGACCGCGCTGATGGGGAGCGTGGGCGTCGGCAACTGA
- a CDS encoding vanadium-dependent haloperoxidase, which produces MSTRASESSAQRRPPPRRSGERKPGRTLLRAGGAAVLAVLLLAAPVAAPASAAPGAPDGNPVVTWDLHAERAVWDVARQPPYVTGRSFAVVHGAVYDAVNAIAGTPYAPLISAPRATGRESVPAAVATAAYRTLDWMFPAQHADLTATYQAYLDEIPDGRAERDGIAVGSRAADAMIANRTGDGAYGDRTWTQGTAPGQWRPTPPTFAQDGAWVGYTRPFVLPSADLFRTAGPPALTSRAYARELNEVKDLGGIDSTKRTADQTEAAIWWHDRRLTIWEIRRQLATAQRLGTLPTARLFALVNTSIADSAVICFAEKDRWSFWRPVTAVRLADTDGNPATHGDPDWTPLAITPPHPDFTSGHACSTGSVTSAFRAFFGRDDIPFSAYSADAGTRRHYTSFSQARDELIGARVWAGVHFRSADVHGTRIGEQTTAYLLKHAFYRT; this is translated from the coding sequence ATGAGCACGCGTGCGAGCGAATCGTCAGCGCAGCGCCGGCCACCACCGCGCCGCAGCGGTGAGCGGAAACCCGGCAGGACGCTCCTGCGGGCCGGGGGAGCGGCCGTGCTCGCCGTGCTGCTGCTCGCCGCGCCAGTCGCGGCCCCGGCGTCCGCCGCACCCGGGGCCCCGGACGGCAACCCGGTGGTCACGTGGGACCTGCACGCCGAGCGTGCGGTCTGGGACGTGGCGCGGCAGCCGCCGTACGTGACCGGCCGAAGCTTCGCGGTCGTGCACGGTGCGGTGTACGACGCGGTCAACGCCATCGCGGGGACGCCGTACGCGCCGTTGATCAGCGCTCCGCGGGCGACCGGGCGGGAGTCGGTGCCGGCGGCGGTGGCCACGGCCGCGTACCGGACGCTCGACTGGATGTTTCCGGCACAGCACGCCGACCTGACCGCGACGTATCAGGCGTACCTCGACGAGATCCCGGACGGCCGTGCCGAGCGGGACGGCATCGCGGTCGGCAGCCGTGCCGCCGACGCCATGATCGCCAACCGGACCGGTGACGGCGCGTACGGCGACCGGACCTGGACCCAGGGCACCGCGCCGGGACAGTGGCGACCGACGCCGCCCACGTTCGCGCAGGACGGGGCGTGGGTGGGGTACACGCGCCCGTTCGTGCTGCCGTCCGCGGACCTGTTCCGCACCGCGGGCCCGCCGGCCCTCACCAGTCGTGCGTATGCCCGGGAGCTCAACGAGGTCAAGGACCTCGGCGGGATCGACAGCACGAAACGGACCGCGGACCAGACCGAGGCCGCGATCTGGTGGCACGACCGGCGCCTGACCATCTGGGAGATCCGTCGTCAGCTCGCCACCGCGCAGCGCCTCGGCACGCTGCCGACGGCCCGGCTGTTTGCGCTGGTCAACACGTCCATCGCGGACTCCGCTGTGATCTGCTTCGCGGAGAAGGACCGGTGGAGCTTCTGGCGGCCGGTCACGGCGGTCCGGCTGGCGGACACCGACGGCAACCCCGCCACGCACGGCGATCCGGACTGGACGCCACTCGCGATCACGCCGCCGCACCCCGACTTCACCTCCGGCCACGCCTGCTCGACCGGCTCGGTCACGTCGGCGTTCCGCGCGTTCTTCGGCCGCGACGACATCCCGTTCAGCGCCTACAGCGCCGACGCGGGCACCCGTCGGCACTACACCAGCTTCAGCCAAGCCCGCGACGAACTCATCGGCGCCCGGGTCTGGGCCGGCGTGCACTTCCGCTCCGCGGACGTGCACGGCACCCGGATCGGCGAGCAAACCACCGCCTACCTGCTCAAGCACGCCTTCTACCGCACCTGA
- a CDS encoding enoyl-CoA hydratase/isomerase family protein: MGFLASAVDGVVATVTITNERKRNVMTADMWRALPELLSALAADERVRVLVLRGAGGTFCAGADLANIEEAYPGGEDSIVTRAEAALVAFPRPTIAYVEGYAIGGGCQLAVACDLRFAAADAVFGVPPGKLGIVYPAASTRRLVSVVGPAVAKYLLFSGDPVGVARAVALGLVTEVATPERLAEFTATVASRSPMSLAAAKAFVESDDPAVVEHWHRIGVASPDRVEGVTAFHEKRAARF, translated from the coding sequence ATGGGGTTCCTGGCGTCGGCCGTGGACGGCGTGGTCGCGACCGTCACGATCACGAACGAGCGCAAGCGGAACGTGATGACCGCGGACATGTGGCGTGCGCTGCCGGAGCTGCTGTCGGCGCTGGCCGCGGACGAGCGGGTACGGGTGCTGGTGCTGCGCGGCGCCGGCGGCACGTTCTGCGCGGGCGCGGACCTGGCGAACATCGAGGAGGCGTACCCGGGCGGCGAGGACTCGATCGTGACGCGGGCGGAGGCGGCGCTGGTGGCGTTCCCGCGGCCGACGATCGCGTACGTCGAGGGCTACGCGATCGGCGGCGGGTGCCAGCTGGCGGTCGCGTGTGACCTGCGGTTCGCGGCGGCGGACGCGGTGTTCGGCGTGCCGCCGGGCAAGCTCGGCATCGTGTATCCGGCGGCGAGCACGCGGCGCCTGGTGTCCGTGGTCGGGCCGGCGGTCGCGAAGTACCTGCTGTTCTCCGGCGACCCGGTGGGTGTGGCGCGCGCGGTCGCGCTGGGGCTGGTGACCGAGGTGGCGACGCCGGAGCGGCTGGCGGAGTTCACGGCCACGGTGGCGTCCCGGTCGCCGATGTCGCTGGCGGCGGCGAAGGCGTTCGTGGAGTCGGACGATCCGGCCGTGGTCGAGCACTGGCACCGGATCGGCGTGGCCAGCCCGGACCGGGTGGAGGGCGTGACCGCGTTCCACGAGAAGCGGGCAGCGCGGTTCTGA
- a CDS encoding sensor histidine kinase codes for MGNALLGAVSTVLWPAVEPRLFFEIAVDDWPTALVLGPAQATIFTVATVLVAPRLARVHARLCHAVLAPTTRQQVHRARLDLLDAHAAELRRIERDLHDGTQARLVAIAMRLAVSRRVLDGVGEGDTVLVRKLLAEAHDATEGAMTELRTVIHGVYPPVLAEHGLKGALTGAAAHCPLPVTLDVPDTTAVPAAVEALAYFAVVEALTNAARHGHAQRAEVRVRHDGRTLTATVTDDGTGGADPHRGTGLTGLARRAEALDGTLRVHSPPGGPTTVTVEVPCES; via the coding sequence GTGGGGAATGCACTGCTCGGCGCCGTCTCGACCGTCCTCTGGCCCGCCGTCGAGCCCCGGCTGTTCTTCGAGATCGCGGTCGACGACTGGCCGACCGCGCTCGTGCTCGGCCCTGCCCAGGCCACGATCTTCACCGTGGCCACGGTCCTCGTCGCCCCGCGCCTCGCCCGCGTCCACGCACGCCTGTGCCACGCGGTGCTGGCGCCGACCACGCGACAGCAGGTTCACCGTGCCCGGCTGGACCTGCTGGACGCGCACGCCGCCGAGCTCCGGCGGATCGAGCGGGACCTGCACGACGGCACCCAGGCCCGCCTGGTGGCGATCGCCATGCGGCTGGCCGTGTCCCGGCGCGTGCTGGACGGGGTCGGCGAGGGCGACACCGTGCTCGTCCGGAAGCTGCTCGCGGAGGCACACGACGCCACCGAGGGCGCCATGACCGAGTTGCGCACCGTGATCCACGGCGTCTATCCGCCGGTCCTGGCCGAGCACGGGCTCAAGGGCGCGCTGACCGGCGCCGCCGCCCACTGCCCGCTGCCGGTCACGCTCGACGTGCCGGACACCACCGCGGTGCCGGCCGCGGTGGAGGCGCTCGCCTACTTCGCGGTGGTGGAGGCGCTCACCAACGCCGCCCGGCACGGCCACGCACAGCGGGCGGAGGTGCGCGTGCGGCACGACGGTCGCACGCTGACCGCGACCGTCACCGACGACGGCACCGGCGGCGCCGACCCGCACCGCGGCACCGGCCTCACCGGACTCGCCCGCCGGGCCGAGGCGCTGGACGGCACGCTACGGGTGCACAGCCCACCGGGCGGCCCCACGACCGTCACCGTGGAGGTCCCGTGCGAGTCGTGA